ATTTCCCATGCATTATGCTCTCCTACCTCGCTAGCAGAAAATCTGTTCCACACCTGTTTGACCTAGAAACCGTATCCGTTCGGCAGCAAGGGTGTTGTACTGTTACTGATCGGCATGAATAAAGTACACCCTGCTGCTGGGCTGGGACACGCTACATCAGTTaatcatcacacacaaactgcaAAGTGTGCTCGGTTCGCACTTATTCTAATTCAATCTAGCTAAGGGTATCGTGCCCGCACACTTCTCGTGGCCAAGGGGTGACCAATCCGTACCGTCGGAAGCAGCTTTTGTGTTTCAATCTCGTTCAATATCGGTCTCTCGCGTTCCTTCATGTGCGACTCAGGCAATAACGTTGGCGGTGAGCCACGGTATGGCTTTCATTCCCGGCGATTCGCAAAGGTTTCCGGCCCAGCGAAAGGTCCTGCGAGATTGACGGTGCAGCAGGCTTGACATTCTAGGCCAATTTAGGACGGTGCGGAGCGAACATTTATTGTGCATTGGGCGAAATGTAAAACGACGCAACGTGTGCCACTGAGAATGGTGGGGAATGTAATGCGTCATGGTGTTGCCGTATGTCACACATGTGGCACCGTTGTTCACCTAATGAAGGTGATTTTAATGTCCAGTTTGGAGGAAACGATGACAACCGTTTTGTCGTTGCAACGGGACGCGCACACCGGAAGCGAATGGGAACATTCAATGCATTAATCAAGCAGTGTGGCACTCCGGAATGCCTCTCTATCCGGTAGAACCGTTGATGATGGTTGTGGTGCATTAGAGTATTTTGATGAACATGGAAATAGGATTCTGGTTTGGTCAGAATGTTCCTGTCATCCGTGTGAGCGTGCTTTAATAATAGGAATTCCTTCCAAACAACTGATTATTAGaatttgaaacatttgaaCTACAATGTGTCTTCCATTTGGAACAGTTTCCGTTTCAACTGTTCAGGCCGTCTAGGTCGGAAGATATTCTTCCGACGACGTCTTCGGAACGTCTAGATTATATGTCACATGAACTTACTAGAATGCTCCAGTAGGGTGactttgttttctgtttctatGCACCccatcaccacacacacacacagtccgTACCTGACATTGGGTAAAGTTGATTGGATGCAATTAAACAATTGATAGTACGGTTGTCGATCGTTCAGTTTGACTCTATTTCTTAATTGCTATCGAGCGTGGTTCTCATCGTTGTATCAATCGATCGACGCATCACAACCACCTGCTGGAAGGAGATGCACGATGAGTCTTCGGATCTTCGAAAGTGTTGATCTGTCTTAAATTGTCTATTTGACCTAATTGTTGTATTTATAAGTGGTTTTAATTAATGTATCCCTAACGCAACGTGCTACCTCCGAGCGTGTTTTGTATGTAAACTTGTCCTCTCAATTACTACTAGATATCGGATTCATCAGCTCTAATATTCTTTCCATTTCTCCTACCATTCCAGATTCAACGCATCGTACGGTATAGTATACGGATAAAACCGCATGGACGCCTTTTCAACGAAACGTAGGCAACATTACGCAACTGGCGGTGACTTTCACTCACCCACACCATATTCTAAACAAGCGCAGCGAaggagaaatattttttccgaACAAGAGGTAAGTACGGTAAGGGCCCTCCTCTGACCTggcgtctccattttttttcgagtCTCAAGTACTGAagcgattttgtttttctcccttGATTGATTGCAGGTGTTCCGCATGCTTGCCCCCCAACTAGATCCATTAGCGAGGCGTCACGATCGCCATAATCGGGAAGAATGGATATTATCAGAGCGCCTggaaatattaatattaatgGTAACGACAGCGGCGGCAGCAGTAGCCTGGAGCCGCTGTTACGCAGCCCCCAAGGGGCCAAGTCAAAGGACAATAATGGTGGGAGCGGCCTGCGGCAGCACAACTTTCCCGACGATCGACAACCGCAGGGTGGAAAGAATGGCCTAAAGGGTTCGGCTACGCCCGGTTCGTCGGTGACAACGCCGCACCGTCAAACTCCACCCCAGTGCCCGTCGACCGATTCGGGCAACAGTTCCTGTGTGAGCAGCGGTAGCAATGGTGTCGGTAGCAgtgttggtggtagtagtgctAGTGCttccggtgttggtggtggtgtagtgGATGATCCAGAAACTCAAAAACCGCACCGTCCCTCACGATCATCGTCCGCATCGTCACTCAAATCGAATCGCAATATTTACGTGAACAGAACCTACGATGTTGACGATGCAGGACGGGAGGACGGTGCAGCAGTTCGTGCGGCTGCCGATACCGGTTCGGCagtttcgatttcgatcgatGAAGGCATTgacgtgaatgtgtgtgtcgCGACACGTGGTGAGGGTGGTCCAGTTGCTAGTGATGAGCAGGGCAAccaggaagaggaagaaataaaacctttGCTGGAGGTTACGAACGAACGGCGCAAGACGAAGAGCATCGTCAAGAGTCCGTCAAGTCAAAGCATTGGTGGGGAGAAACCGGTACGCCAGCTTAGCCTGCAGTTCTCCCAACCGGAGTCGGTAATAGTGGCCGAACGTCCGGTACATCATGTGCAGTTCAGTAACGGAAGCAGGTACACAAACGTTACCGGAGGTGACGGTGGAGAACGGACGGCTCTCGTCGGTGGAACATACGCCACTCATCAGGGGCTTGGTACGAACGCGATGGAAGCTCAGTGTTCGAGTCCGGTTGGAAGCATCCTGTCGCACGGTTCAGCAGgttcatcatcctcatccggttcctcatcgtcatcgtcgtcgaacGAGAACAGTTCGCTGGGTGCGTACGCTGAGGCACGTCCGCCGGATGGTGGTTGGGGATGGGTAGtttgtttcgcatcctttATGGTAAACCTAATTGCGGACGGTGTAACGTTCAGTTTTGGCGTGATGTACATCGAACTGCTGTCCTACTTTGGAGAAGGCAAAGGAAAGACGGCCTGGGTTGGATCGTTGTTTATGGCGATGCCGTTGCTGTGTGGTCCGGTTGCATCGTTCCTTACCGATCGGTACGGTTGCCGGAAGGTAACGATCATCGGCTCGATAATGGCATCGATCGGATTTGCGCTGTCCGCGTACGCTACCTCGATCGAGATGCTGTACCTCACGTTCGGCATACTGTCCGGGTTCGGGCTTAGTCTGTGCTATGTCGCTGCGGTCGTTATCGTTGCGTACTACTTCGACAAAAAGCGCTCCTTCGCCACGGGCCTGTCGGTGTGTGGCAGTGGCATTGGGACGTTTGTGTTTGCCTCGCTGACGCAGGTCCTGCTAGACGAGTACGGATGGCGCGGTACGACTCTTATCCTTGCGGGCGTCTTTCTCAACATGTGCCTGTGCGGATTGCTGATGCGTGATCTCGAATGGACGACACACAAGTCGAAGCAGAAGCGTcgtaagcagcagcaacagcaagccgATTCGGTGAGCAACAGTACGAATACGGCCGGTGGTAACACGAGCGTGCTGATGGGCAATGGAGGAATCATCGATGGTGTACCGATTGGTGGCGTGATCGGTGGTAATGGTGGACTGGTAGATGCAGCCAACGATCATGTCTGCGATCTGGACGATCCACGCCTTTTCAGCTCATTGATCACACTGCCAACGTTTCTGCAAAATGGCAGCGGTCAGGATAAGATCACACTGGAGGTGTTGGCTATGCTAAGCAAGCAGCACAACATGCACGATCACCACGTGCTACAGAGTCTACCGACCGCCCGGATGAGCAGTTCGCGTAGCTTCAGTCAACCGATGTCACCGCAGAGTGGTGATAATTTGACCGATGTTAGGGAAGAGCAGGAACAGCAAGCGAATGCCGCAAAGGAAAAGGACACAACGACACCATCGGCGGAAGACACCCACGACGATAAAGGGCAGGAAGTGTTGGCAAACGATGATGGCAGCACGGTGGTGGTGCAGCAGCCGTCGCGTCACCGAGCAGCCGGCGGTCAGCGGTCCGGTGCAAGGGGACGGAATGGGGCTGCCACCGATGCCGACGGCACCTCGTACGAACCGGGCACCGCATTGCCGCCCGTGTTCCTGCGGCGGGTGCACAGCCACAGCACGCGCGGTACGGCCCCGCCGGCCGCGGGGCCACCCGCCGCGACCGCTTCCTACCTAAAGGATTTGCGGATGCACCGCCATTCGCTAACGTACCGCGGTGCTATGCTGAACATTCAGCGCTACCGGCTGCGGGCCTCCTCCTGCCCGGACATCTACCGCAACTCGATGACGACGATCGCGAAGGAGAAGTCCGCCTGGTACCAGGGCGTGGAGGAGTTCCGAACACTGCTGGTCAGTATTCTGGACTTCTCCTACTTCTCGGACGTGCACTATTTGCTGTTTGCCATCTCGAACTTTCTGCTCTACACGTTCTACGACGTACCGTACGTTTATCTGGGTGACAATGCGTCCCAGATAGGCTTTTCCCACGCCCAGTCATCGATGCTGATCGCAATCATCGGCATACTGAATATGGTTGGCGAGGTAAGTTTGTCGTGCGTCCGGGGCCTGGGCATGTGTAGTCTGTAGCTTTTGCATTGGTTCAATGTGTAGAAGTAGTTTAGAATTAGAACAGTACGGATATGCAGTTCCATTAAGGAATGCTTATTAGGTTTTTTGCATGTGTATTAtgggttttaaaatttgtttgctAATTTGATTAGGCATTGCCGATTCATTCTAAATACAGCTTCGTTTCTATAGCATTCCAAGCTTCTCTGATGGCTATTAACATCTATCTTTAAAGAGAGCTTCAATTGCTGTCGCTTCAAAATTTGGTTATTGACAAATTTTTCCTGTAGTAGCTACATAAGCTTGTTCTTGACTTAATTTCCAATGTTCAAATGTTTTCTCTTGTCTGCACGCTCTGGCTCGGTTTGCCTTTACGAAGCATGCAAAAAATAGTTAGAATCTTGCCGAAGCAGCTTAGAATACAGTGAGCGAAATAGGAATAGCAccaccatgttttttttttaatttctgcaaAATGCATGAAccgattttgcatttttatgttcAAAATGTTAGTTTAATctattttaaacctttttttatcaTTGCATCAAATGTTTTGCGAACCTTTAAATTTTAAGCCGATAAATTCATGAACAAGGgtgaacaacaaaaatagcACCACGTAGCTAACAACAGATCCTGCTCAAATTTTGTTATCTTTTGGATTCGGGTTTGATTCAATTGAGGTCAATTCTCTCTGGAGATAtagttttatacaaaaaaaatgcgaaaataaaaattctgcaAAATCACCTTTACACAACGTCACAACTCAACTGAAACGGTACAATTTTGCCGAAAATGTATTTTCTCGTTGGATGAATGTTCATATGTCATCTTTTCAGACAATAAGAAAAGCTTGATCCTCCCAATCATTAACAACAATTATTACACGACTTCTGCGAAGAACATGAACATGAACGCTGTAACATTGATGGTAGTGGTCTAATAGTTtaagaacatttttcttttgtatagAAGCTCCCACTGACGTTGATTTCAAGGACCTTCAGCCTCGCAATGATTAAAAAAGGTTCGAAATAgatttaacataaaaaaatagcaGATTCGattcaacattttggaagaaaacagTCAAAAAACATGGCAGTGCTATTCTTATTTCACTCAGTGTATATGTTATCCTTTTAATATATGAACTATTGTTAACTATTAACTGTTCCCTTGAACACTCGCTGATCCCTCGAACGATCGTATCGTACAACTGATTGTTTGtgattttctgtttattttaaagaCACTGTactgtatatttttttctagaaCAATGAGAAGCCTTACTCTTACCCAAACACAAGAACAAATTGAACTGCTCGATTCCGTCCGCAAGAAGGATTCATATTGGAACTTCCCTTCCCACCAATACCGACACTTCCTACTGCACCCATTTGAACAGTGTGGTCTCTCTTTCTATATATCTATATAAGTGTCTATCTATTATATACCTTCTTAAAGatgcgtgcgtatgtgtgtgtgtgtgtgtgtgtgccagtgTACGTGTTGGACTACGAGTGGGAACTATAAACTAGAACATGTTGTTAGAGTAGATTGTGGATGCATGttgagcaaatattttaacGGATATTTTTGTCTCCCATatgcttcttcttcgttctgaACCTGCGAACCCTCTGAATCGAATTTGATGTGGATTCGATCTTACTTGAAAACTATGCACTGGTCTCGGAATGGTTTAGGTGGTACTCGGCTGGATGGGCGATAGGAAATCGGTGAACGCCAACTACACGTATGCCATCTGTATGGCTCTCTGCGGATTGGTGACTGCGCTAGTGCCACTGTTCAAAGATTACACGGTAAGAGACAGAGAGATCCAAATGACTAGTCCATTAACGTGCAGTATTAatctattttccttttttttcagagTCTATCCGTATTGGCTGGTGGATTTGGACTGTTTATAGCAGCAAACTATTCATTGACCAGTATTATCCTGGTGGAACTCATCACACTGGAACGTTTCACCAATGCGTACGGATTGCTGCTTCTGGTGCAGGGTGTTGCGAACCTCGTCGGTCCTCCCCTCGCAGGTACGCAAGCTCAATACCGCTTTATATGGGTTTTTTTCAAACGCTCACTAATGTACAACAataatcttcctttttttggttcagGCTGGATCTCTGATCTAACAGAATCGTACGATTTGGCATTCTATTTGGCCGGCTTTTTCATAGTCATTTCCGGTGCACTTCTGCTGGTACTGCCCACCATATCGAAGGTTCGCAAAATACTAGACAAACGAAGACGCAGCTCCGCCCTTGCCAATGGTGGCGATACGATCAAACTCAACAAAAAGGTACTTCAATTGCGTTACACAAAAAAGAGCAGCCTACAGTAAAATCGCTCGGAAAAAGCTAAAACGGTCTCTCTATTTCAAATTCCGCAGCATTCTTCCGCCAGCTATCAGCACAACAATAATGTCGCAAATAAGCCGGTCGTGCTGGATCTAAAAACGACCTACGTAAGCAATGGCAAACGTATCGTTACCGGCAGCGTTGACACCAAGAATGGTTCCACACCGAATGGTGGTCTCAATGGCTACAAGATGGACGACGGAGCCACGGTTTAGTGAGGTGGGGCGTATATGATGTACCACAATAATGATGGGACGACTAGTAGCAGCATTGTAGCCCAGCGTAATCGGTTTCTTCCATAACATTGTGACCACGGATACTGCGCACGGAAGCTTTTCTTACGTATAGTGAAATCCTGAACTATCAAACCATTCGCACAgtggaacacattttttttaatgtcgtaaatttggaaaaaaggtttttttttctagtatAAGAATTAAGTTTCCctcgtttgtgtgcgtttacttcgttttttgatcgctttctttttttttcatgatcATGATAgctaaggcaaaaaaaaaacacacacccggtAGATGGTACCTTGTGGTGGGAACATATACCTCAGACTTATTCACCGTactatgaaaattaaaaaagaaaaactcaatgagtaattaaaaattcttccgCCGCTGACCTTAGTCATGGGAGATGCTTTCCATCGAAATCTTTCTGTTCGGTTTTGCTATGTACTATGAGACGTTGTGAGAAATCTTCTTCTGATTTAATGAtatcccgttttttttcttttgtattagCTTTGCACCGTTTGATTGTAGTGAACAAAGCTCAGAAAACATTTACCAGTAAATATGTATACACGTTTGAAGCTATAGGCACCCTATTTATAACGTCATAATCAATCATCTACCATAGGAAAACCGGAAAATGCTACTGCAAATTGCAAGTGCGtgaataataaaacttttGGACAGCTTTGCATTTTCTGATCAGCTGAAATTATACGAGAACTGGCATACGGCACATCCACAGTAGAATTTTGCACCGAATTTGAAGTATGCAACCTGGAAAGGATGCGGTACACTGTATTTTGCAGACGGATACTGATTGACTACTGGAGTTTCAATTAGAACCGATATATCATGTACGATGAAAATACCAATGACCAACTTCCGGCACGAAATGATTCCTTTTTTGGGTCCTTCGCTTTGGCAACAATGACGCGATTGACACGCTGCTGAACTGCAAGCAAACGTAATGTAGAATTTTGTGCACACTTCACAAAACAATCATCCTCTCTGTAAGGTATAGTAGAAGCGCTAAATAAAGTTTCACTCTCCCAGTATATTACAGCTTTTCGATACGATTTcgatgaacaaaacaaaaatcgacgatgaaatgaaagttttaagcaaggaaaaaatttaaatatttgcatatttaCTACAATGGGACAAACTTTATGAAATGTAAAGCAAAGTGGCAGTGGAACGGATCACTAGCGGTTCAACACTAGTTAGAAAGAGGGggaaaacgaaaaggaaaaaataatatataaatatattcatCAGCTGTGATCACctagtatatatatatatattaccAATTAAACTACAAGCTAATAAAGCGATGCTAATTAGACACAAACATACATTATAGTCGAGTATTGAAAGACATATAATACACACCTAGACAACAACGGCAAATCGGGGATCGGGCTAAGATGGTTAGGCTAGGGAATATGAGACCAGCGATGAAAATGGGGCTTATGGCCTAGAAGCAAAGATGAGCGCTTTGAGAGACGGTAAAGGATAAGATAAAAATCCACTCCATTTAACAAGGAACAACTTCAATGAAGGCGAATGTAATAAACTCGTTAGGTTATACTGTTTCCTTTTGTTGAAGCACTTGAAAAAAGAATGAAGGCTATTAAGTGTAGGAAGCAAAGTGGAAGGACAATGATACAAGAGCTCTTATGATCGGTGTAAAAGGATggtaatttaaacaaaacatacaaggGGATCAAACTCAACCACGAAATGAGGCTATCTATGCGCACGCAAAACCAGAGAGTGGTAACATAAATCAGGTGTGTACACGTTTCTGCCAAATAAGAAGGAAAGACACGATGCGGTGGTacatgaaagagagagagagagaggataaGTGAAAACAATATATTAATAGATTTAATCGATATATATTTTCTAATTTAAATAGTAAACACCTGTGTAAAAGCTCCTCCTAACTGGTGTTCGATAATGAACAGGAAGTTTTGTAACGAGATGAAGTTAAAAGTTATTTTTCTGCTCTTTTGTATGTTCTTTTGCTTGCGACATAAttgagacacaaaataaacagaacTTTACAGCGTAAATCGATATAATTTGCACTATTTAGGACAGGTCGTCGGAGTAGAAAGTTGCCGGAAATCTATGAATTTTGCGCCGTATAGAGTAGAACAGCAGAGCAGGAAAATGCCTGAGAATTGATGGCTGATAAACTCATGCTAAGTTAGGCCAATAATTGGTTAGGCCATCTTAGTGCTAGGATGGCACTGGACTCGAAAAGTGGTGGATGCAAGATAATAAATACATGCAATGGAAACATTCACAAAAATGACACGTTACCCTAGAGCATACATAAACCTAGTAATTTGAATTCAAGCATGTGTTGTTTGTGCGGTCGTTTATCAAACCAAATTCGAGtaattttttcacaaaaatacacacattcacgCATATGAACACACCAAATGAACGAAGCGAAAATATGCAATAGAAAGTGAACAAATGATGTAAAACAAGCAGAAAATACAACAACTTTGGATCCAAATGCACACTTATTGCAGAAAACAACTCCAAATTgcagaacaaatgaaaaaaagagaagaattgGATGCGCGCCTATTAACTATTAAAACCATTCATTACAAGTTAGTTGGAAAGATTGATAATGTGCGCGAATGCGTCCGTGTGTTTGCGTAGTAAAGCTAAAATTTTCTCGCTGTTAGGTAAAGGGTACACAAacggatacacacacacatatagcaaaaaaacaaattataacgTAACAGAGTGGAAGACAAATctctaaaataaaagaaaaaaaaaacgctcgtTTCAATCGAATTCCGATGTTTCGTTTAGTATtagttgtttttaattttgaaattttgaaagaaaCAACGTTTTTATATACTAGAAAAGTGGATCAAGAAATCTCCGGAATAACTTGAGACCGATAGTGACCTGCTGTTTTAATAAGACATTTACTAGCCAGAGATTTTTCTGCGGTTAACTCATAACAGTTAAGAACTATTGAAGCTTTTGACCTCGACAGAGTAGTAGTCAATTTTGAAGAcgataacaaaacaacagctaCACTCTTATTGTcttatatttaatttcaaagcCGCATATAATAGCAAAACTAGGGTAAAATTATACAACTCAATGAGCTGTTGAGGAATCCCGGCAAGACTTGTAAGCATAACGATGAGCAACATCATATGCCAGGTAAAGGTGGATTAGGAAACTCTCACGGGATTAGAAGATGGGCTTGCCGATCTCCTATTTGGAGCTCCACGCCTCGCAGATAgacactttttttcttattaatattattcttggcttaacgatcttctgaGCCATTTGCTCAAGCCAATGGCTTTCtatagacttgctgataccatgtagttgaatAGCCCGTCCTCACATACGGAGGGGCTGTCCGGATTTCAACCccagtcctgtcgtttgaagaccggcgctgctgtcgcctacactacAGGCCCTTACGTAGAAATTTAAAGGTCCATCTTTTTCGAACCCATTCACTTTTGCTCGGTGTCGAAAGCTAAACTGGAAGGTTTTAAAGGCGAAAAGGAATACAGTTACGGGTTATTTACAAAGTAAAATAGGCATCATTGGATTAAACCTCTATCAAGAATCTTAACAAAGAATGTAATGAACAAGTGGCACAAAATCTCGGAAGTGACGGCGTTTTGATGCGTTCGTCAGAAAGGTTAGATATTGGTTTTCTGCCAGGCAGATTTCTGCAGAGGAACAAGACAGTTAAGCAGTTGTATTGCCTGATAAGTATGTACTATGAATCGCTATTCTGAAAGCCAACGGGACTGTTGAATTTTTACGAGCTGTCTATATCTTGGAAATTGGATGCTGGTATCTAGTAATGGGGAGCGTTCCATCAGAAAATAAAGCTAATTTTGGGCGCTGCGGAGCGCACCCACGGCTCCGATTCCATGACTCCGAAACGAAGGCTCCGAGCTCCCATCTCCGAACCCTCGAGTTCGAACCCACGTCAAAAATGGAAGACCAAGAATTCAAACACAGAGCATGCCGGGAGGTAAGGCGACAATGCCGCTGGTCTTACCATGGCAGGATCAAGGTTCAAATTCCACCGTTTCCTCGTAatcaggactgactatccaactacatgataTCGATAAGTGTAGTAAGAAATTAAATGGCCGGCGTAACACCGGAGGTCATcaatccaagaagaagtaaTTGTACTGAAAATAAAGAGACTGTCAGAAATGTTCCGATAAGACAGGTTTTCCAAATTACAGTGGCAGCAGATTATTGAGAGTTTACTGTAAACCAGAGGAAAAGAGCAAACTTTTTCTATTGTGCTCAACACAAGGAACGAAAACCAATTCAACATTTCAATTACCTCTGCCTTCATTAATATAAAGTGAATTTCTACGAAGAACTTGTGTTCAAAATGAAGGTCATTTTAATTTCACCTTTGACCTATTGCTAAAATCATTTCATCAGTACATGCTACAACTGCTGCTGATACAGTTTTATTGCCATTTGAACATGCAATTACATGTTCGCTCTTTACTTAAATACGTTGGCAGGCAGGTGGTACTTTGTTTCGACACAAAAACTGGGtcattcccgaaaaaaaaggaggaaacaaaaaccccaaaggAATCCCCCTTTCCAACCCATGAGCAACCAGCTCGAGATTGAGTTATTGCATCGGGGCAAATTCTGTCCTCAACTATTCcctcattttgtgtgtgtgtgggtgtgtgtccgtgtgtgccGAAATGCAGAAGTTAGCAGTTCCGATCCACCCGGTTTGATCGGAACGCAGAACGTCACACCCCCGCCGAAGGGTGCGTGAAAAACAGACTTGGGGTAGAAAAACAAAGCCCAACCCCAAGCAGCAGCGTTGATGCGTTGCCGGGTGACAGAGCGCCTCCAAACCTCGGgaaggtgcttttttttgcatttgcgcCATTACAGTGCGGATGTTTAGGAAGGTGGAGGTGTCTGTCCCCAGCCATCTCTGCGCCCTTTCGGGGGTGGATCGAAAGAGATAGCAACGAGTGTGCGTGAGAAGGAGAGCACGTGCGGTGCAGGTTGCGTTAGGAATGAGGGAAGTATCGGTTTAGTCGCGCGTTGTTCGTCCGCCGGGTTGGTAACGGATTTTTcgtcgggggtttttttttgatcGGTGTGCAGTGCGTTGAACGTGATCGGAgggttgttgtcgttgttgtgaTCACTGCGTTTGACCGCTCAAGAGCTCACAGTGTTGGTGAATAAAAATTCGTTGTTCTATCATCagttggttggatatattcgGGTGGGAAAACGAGGAGGAGTGCCGCTTTCTTGAGGGCCAACACAACACGAAGGGCCGCGCACCGTGGCAGAGCAGACAGCTCTGACTGCAAGAAGAATATGTTCCATTTTTGTCTTCTCGTATGCCTATAAATAGTTGACGCGTGATCGTGCGGAACTCGGTCCGTTTTGGGGTTTTCGAAACCAGGGTTT
This genomic window from Anopheles maculipalpis chromosome 2RL, idAnoMacuDA_375_x, whole genome shotgun sequence contains:
- the LOC126556849 gene encoding uncharacterized protein LOC126556849 yields the protein MDIIRAPGNININGNDSGGSSSLEPLLRSPQGAKSKDNNGGSGLRQHNFPDDRQPQGGKNGLKGSATPGSSVTTPHRQTPPQCPSTDSGNSSCVSSGSNGVGSSVGGSSASASGVGGGVVDDPETQKPHRPSRSSSASSLKSNRNIYVNRTYDVDDAGREDGAAVRAAADTGSAVSISIDEGIDVNVCVATRGEGGPVASDEQGNQEEEEIKPLLEVTNERRKTKSIVKSPSSQSIGGEKPVRQLSLQFSQPESVIVAERPVHHVQFSNGSRYTNVTGGDGGERTALVGGTYATHQGLGTNAMEAQCSSPVGSILSHGSAGSSSSSGSSSSSSSNENSSLGAYAEARPPDGGWGWVVCFASFMVNLIADGVTFSFGVMYIELLSYFGEGKGKTAWVGSLFMAMPLLCGPVASFLTDRYGCRKVTIIGSIMASIGFALSAYATSIEMLYLTFGILSGFGLSLCYVAAVVIVAYYFDKKRSFATGLSVCGSGIGTFVFASLTQVLLDEYGWRGTTLILAGVFLNMCLCGLLMRDLEWTTHKSKQKRRKQQQQQADSVSNSTNTAGGNTSVLMGNGGIIDGVPIGGVIGGNGGLVDAANDHVCDLDDPRLFSSLITLPTFLQNGSGQDKITLEVLAMLSKQHNMHDHHVLQSLPTARMSSSRSFSQPMSPQSGDNLTDVREEQEQQANAAKEKDTTTPSAEDTHDDKGQEVLANDDGSTVVVQQPSRHRAAGGQRSGARGRNGAATDADGTSYEPGTALPPVFLRRVHSHSTRGTAPPAAGPPAATASYLKDLRMHRHSLTYRGAMLNIQRYRLRASSCPDIYRNSMTTIAKEKSAWYQGVEEFRTLLVSILDFSYFSDVHYLLFAISNFLLYTFYDVPYVYLGDNASQIGFSHAQSSMLIAIIGILNMVGEVVLGWMGDRKSVNANYTYAICMALCGLVTALVPLFKDYTSLSVLAGGFGLFIAANYSLTSIILVELITLERFTNAYGLLLLVQGVANLVGPPLAGWISDLTESYDLAFYLAGFFIVISGALLLVLPTISKVRKILDKRRRSSALANGGDTIKLNKKHSSASYQHNNNVANKPVVLDLKTTYVSNGKRIVTGSVDTKNGSTPNGGLNGYKMDDGATV